A segment of the Synechococcus sp. CBW1002 genome:
CACCTCCACCAGGAAGCGCTGGTTTTTGCGCGGTTCGATCGTGCCGGTGGAGAGCAGGAAGGGCCGGCCGCTGCGGAACAGTGCGGCTCGCGGTTGGCTGGGCTGCAGATCGAAGCCGGGCTGATCGAAGCGCGAGGCCGGATGGATCACCCGCACCCGCTCCGCCGGCACGTGGGGGAAATGACGCAGGAATGCACGCTTCGACGCATGGGAGATGGCCACCAGCCAGTCCGCCCGCAGGGAGGCCTGCAGCACACCCTGGAAGCAACCGAGCCGATTCTTTTCGGTCGTCCACTCGGGATGCTCGGCAAAGCTCAGGTCGTAGAGCGTGTAGATCAGGGTGGAACGGAGCCGCCAGGGCGGACACCAGAAGTTGTTGGCGTGCACCAGATCGAAGCCGGCGAGCTGATCGTTCACCCGCTGCCGATCCCGCCAGAAGGCCTCTGCATCGCTGCGTCGCGGCAGGCGGGGTCCATAGGCCACACCCTGACGGCGATGGGGGAAGGCCGCCGCCTGGCTGGGATCGTGAAAGAAATCGCCGAAGCTGGTGAGCAGGGTGTAGCGATGCGGTGCACCCGAGGCCAGCAGGCCGTCGATCAGGGCGGCGGCATAGAACCCGCAACCGGCCTTGCGCGGGCCCGTCTGACTCACATCAAAGGCGATGTTCAGCGGCGCCACCCCTCCTCTCCTGGACAATCGGGCAAGGGTATCGGAGCCGGACGCGGCCCCAGCCGCAGGCGCAGCTTGCCCCAGTAGCGCTGCCAGGGCGGCGCCACAATCCCCAGCTCCCGGTTGATCGCGGCCAACTGCCTCCGGCCCCGCAGGATCGCCCGCCAGCCGCTGGTGGCCCCACCCTCCGCCATCGCCACCAGCGGGTCCGAGCAGATCTGGACGCGATCCGCCAGCTCGGGTCGCAGCAGCAGGGTCTGCATCAGTTTGTAGTCGGCGGAGAGGCTGTAGCGCTCATCGAACCCGGTGGCCCGGTAGAGGGCGGTTTCGGCCAGAAAGCCGGGATGGGGGTAGTGCAGCCCGCTGCGCAGCCGCTGATGCCAGAGGGCCGGATCCCGCGGCGGGGATGGCACCATCCACCGGGCCCGCAGCCAACGATCGGGCCGGCGGAAGTATCCGATCGAGGCCAGCAGCAGAGCGGCTTCCCGCCGACGAGCCTGCAGCAGGAAGGCCGCGTAGGCGCCCGGATCCAGCAGGAGATCGTCTGCGTTGAGCACGTGGCTGTAGTGGCCACGCGCCAGCCGCAGGCCCACATTCATGGCGGCATAGGGGCCGCCGCCGATGTCCGTCTGCCAGCGGCAGAAGGGATGACGGTCTGCATGCCGCTCCAGCAGCCGTTGGGTGCCGTCACGGGAGCCGCCATCAATCACCAGATGCTCCAGGTCTTCACCGGCCTGCCGCAGAATCTGCCGAGCCCGCGCCACGCTCGTGAGCGTCTCGGGCAAGGTTCTCGCGGCTTCGAGGCAGGGGGTGATCACCGTCACCAGCGGCAGCCCGCCTTCCGAACCGGACCCTGCGGCATCGGTCTCGGGAGACGCAGCCTTCACGGGCACAGGGGCGGCAGGGAGGGGGTCCATGGGCACGCTGTGACCCGGGATACCGGAGACTGAAGCATGCCCTCTCGCTTCTCCCAGAGCGTCAGCATCGGCTTCGATGGCCAGATCTTCCGGCGGCAGCGGCGGGGGGGGATCAGCCGCTACTTCCGAGAACTGGCCCTGAATCTGCGCGCTGCGGGCGCAGAGGTGCTGATGGCGGAGGAGCGCCAGGGCTGCTGGCCCTGGTCCGGTCACCTGCCCTGGCGGCGGGCGGATGTGGTGCACGCCACGTTCTACGGCGGCGGGCCCTATCGG
Coding sequences within it:
- a CDS encoding glycosyltransferase family 1 protein; protein product: MAPLNIAFDVSQTGPRKAGCGFYAAALIDGLLASGAPHRYTLLTSFGDFFHDPSQAAAFPHRRQGVAYGPRLPRRSDAEAFWRDRQRVNDQLAGFDLVHANNFWCPPWRLRSTLIYTLYDLSFAEHPEWTTEKNRLGCFQGVLQASLRADWLVAISHASKRAFLRHFPHVPAERVRVIHPASRFDQPGFDLQPSQPRAALFRSGRPFLLSTGTIEPRKNQRFLVEVYQRFRERGGAAIPLVFAGGKGWLMEGFEKDLAASPWASDIHLLGYVSDRELIWLYRNCLLNLYPSHYEGFGLPVLEGMGQGAAVLSSSTTSLPEIVADAGILLAPDDRDGWVEAIESLLNQPQRLAGLAAAARDRAAAFNWQDSTRQLLELYEEAAAASAA
- a CDS encoding glycosyltransferase — protein: MDPLPAAPVPVKAASPETDAAGSGSEGGLPLVTVITPCLEAARTLPETLTSVARARQILRQAGEDLEHLVIDGGSRDGTQRLLERHADRHPFCRWQTDIGGGPYAAMNVGLRLARGHYSHVLNADDLLLDPGAYAAFLLQARRREAALLLASIGYFRRPDRWLRARWMVPSPPRDPALWHQRLRSGLHYPHPGFLAETALYRATGFDERYSLSADYKLMQTLLLRPELADRVQICSDPLVAMAEGGATSGWRAILRGRRQLAAINRELGIVAPPWQRYWGKLRLRLGPRPAPIPLPDCPGEEGWRR